A window of Campylobacter lari subsp. lari contains these coding sequences:
- a CDS encoding TerC family protein: MFEWIFSVDAWVVLLTLTALEIVLGIDNIIFLAILVSKLPPEHRDKGRILGLAFAMITRILLLLSLFWVMKLVTPLFSVLGNEISGRDLVLLLGGLFLIVKSIKEIKESIMHQEESQSNIKISNKLWVVVAEIAVIDIVFSLDSVITAVGIAQDIEIMIIAVIVAVLVMLFASKPIADFVEKYPSIKILALAFLVMIGFVLVCESFDIHIDKAYIYTAMAFSLIVEILNIISQKKQTNNS; the protein is encoded by the coding sequence ATGTTTGAATGGATTTTTAGTGTAGATGCTTGGGTGGTATTGCTTACGCTTACAGCTTTGGAGATTGTGCTAGGGATTGATAATATCATTTTTCTAGCGATTTTAGTTTCTAAATTACCACCAGAACACAGAGATAAGGGTAGAATTTTAGGTCTTGCTTTTGCGATGATTACTAGAATTTTATTGTTATTGTCTTTGTTTTGGGTGATGAAACTTGTCACGCCTTTATTTAGTGTATTAGGCAATGAAATTTCAGGTAGGGATTTAGTGCTTTTACTTGGAGGGTTATTTTTAATAGTTAAGTCTATTAAGGAAATTAAAGAAAGTATAATGCACCAAGAGGAAAGTCAAAGCAATATAAAAATTAGCAATAAACTTTGGGTTGTAGTAGCTGAAATAGCTGTGATAGACATAGTATTTTCTCTTGATAGTGTTATTACTGCTGTGGGTATTGCTCAAGATATAGAGATTATGATTATTGCTGTTATTGTTGCAGTTTTGGTTATGCTTTTTGCTTCTAAACCAATTGCAGATTTTGTGGAAAAATATCCAAGTATTAAAATCTTAGCTTTGGCATTTTTAGTGATGATAGGCTTTGTTTTAGTATGTGAAAGTTTTGATATTCATATAGATAAAGCATATATTTATACAGCTATGGCTTTTTCTTTAATAGTTGAAATTTTAAACATCATTTCACAAAAAAAACAAACAAATAATTCTTAA
- the purN gene encoding phosphoribosylglycinamide formyltransferase, whose translation MLIKLAVLFSGNGSNLENILEKLHKKTFGKNTFEVVLCVCNKKEAYGIQRALKYGLDTKIIEHEKFTSREEFDAELVKIIKESQVDLTILAGFMRILSPVFTQNIKAINLHPSLLPLFKGAHAIKESYESDMKVAGISVHWVNEELDGGKIIAQKAFEKAKLSFEEFEDKIHQLEHTLLPETIVKIFEND comes from the coding sequence ATGCTTATAAAATTAGCGGTTTTATTTAGTGGTAATGGAAGTAATTTGGAAAATATTTTAGAAAAATTACATAAAAAAACTTTTGGCAAAAACACCTTTGAAGTGGTTTTATGCGTATGTAATAAAAAAGAAGCTTATGGTATACAAAGAGCTTTAAAATATGGTCTTGATACCAAGATCATAGAACATGAAAAATTTACTTCAAGAGAAGAATTTGATGCAGAATTAGTAAAAATTATAAAAGAAAGTCAAGTAGATTTAACTATCCTAGCAGGATTTATGCGAATTTTAAGTCCTGTTTTCACTCAAAATATAAAAGCTATTAATCTTCATCCTTCTTTACTTCCTTTATTCAAAGGTGCTCATGCTATCAAAGAAAGCTATGAAAGTGATATGAAAGTAGCAGGCATTAGCGTGCATTGGGTTAATGAAGAGCTTGATGGTGGTAAAATCATTGCACAAAAGGCGTTTGAAAAAGCTAAGCTAAGCTTTGAAGAGTTTGAAGATAAAATCCACCAGCTCGAACATACACTTTTACCTGAAACCATTGTAAAAATTTTTGAAAACGATTAA
- a CDS encoding type IIG restriction enzyme/methyltransferase, producing the protein MHFTLLNEKDFFNPYYRKKQILKDDFEKFSKILSEYMQILCEFHEQNEDYLVANALSVFLTKLNFKSIVKSKQKGKSEIDLAIIKDELSKDLEVLIEAKKPNSKEFISDTKPNSKALHEAILYYFRNREHSFSLKFIIITDFYKFYIFKASEFEELFYKNSEFKKLYKEFTSQNSLFKGNTEEFYKEAAKLIENSKESLKGFFIDLAFLKDKQKSNFKNLASIFKTFHRDFLLNEFSPNDANSLNNAFYKELLYILGLSESKQLSKFIITQSEQSKQTQGTLYHLIASKLPKHDFEEVLKFIILWLNRILFLKLIESNLVRFNDDKTLKFLNYEKIPNFTTLSHLFFDILAKEKHTRAQSKFSYLPYLNSSLFEKQAIEKTTLEIATLENDALLEYHPHTQLKDDKGKSKKGKVGLLEYLFEFLDSFDFGADEQSEELIKQKELINSSVLGNVFEKLNGYKEGSFYTPSFITSYMCKASIEKVVLDKFNHTFKLNATKLSELRIQLRQDKISQEQKLALLNSIRICDPAVGSGHFLVSALNAMLMVHYELGLFEEDFYLSVQNDEILVQNHKGQFLEYKRPDFDKDKTHLCQKELFERKKDIIENNLFGVDINPNSCEITKLRLWIELLKHSFYESFDDINYHDLKTLPNIDINIKCGNSLISYFEIHKSLSHYPNIKERMDKYKRIVKDYKEGFYTDKTLIAKEIKNLKESFKNFCLKDKFAKEIKQLTNGANEYSKKYGDFLAQDEKDENFRAFFSKNMFEFDFDESAAKKEFKKLKKLYESIFDLESANPFEWRFEFSEVLDEGGNFQGFDLIIGNPPYIRIQGLDKNLSQYYKKHFKVASKNYDIYILFVEQCFKLIKNKGTIAFIMPHKWINADFGLNLREFAKDKIGKIISFGEFQVFDASTYTALQWFENNSSHLKFIQTDKNINSKEEMSNFIFNLQEEDFKIIDNKKLSSSFWSFEENLNQEIFLKINQHILVKDLFRVFVGLQTSKDSVYFLKDCKENENLVKGYSKELNKEVEIEKEILKPLLMGDNFHRYEKLVSNSMVLFPYYKQDDANINAKMSLYDEKELKAKFPKAWSYLKECENVLRARENGRLSNDDLWWRYIYPKNQTLFDKEKLLCPDICNNTHFAFDNLGKFYFTTTIYGYVRNEKYKTLDYKYLIAILNSSLTWWFLQKTSVVMRGGFYRIKPAYIEKFCIPKINSKNEKLANELISLVDEILKVKEQDKKANTKIQEDKINSIVYKLYNLNEEEIKIIENNQN; encoded by the coding sequence ATGCACTTTACTTTGTTAAATGAAAAAGATTTTTTCAACCCCTACTACCGCAAAAAGCAAATTCTAAAAGATGATTTTGAAAAATTTTCAAAAATATTAAGCGAGTACATGCAAATTCTTTGTGAATTTCATGAGCAAAATGAAGATTATTTAGTAGCTAATGCTTTGAGCGTGTTTTTAACAAAATTAAATTTTAAAAGCATTGTAAAGTCAAAACAAAAAGGCAAAAGCGAGATAGACTTAGCCATCATCAAAGATGAGTTAAGCAAGGACTTAGAAGTTCTTATCGAAGCTAAAAAGCCAAATTCAAAAGAATTTATAAGCGATACTAAGCCAAATTCCAAAGCCTTGCACGAGGCTATTTTGTATTATTTTAGAAATAGAGAGCATTCTTTTTCGCTTAAATTTATCATCATCACTGATTTTTATAAATTTTATATTTTTAAAGCTAGTGAATTTGAAGAGCTTTTTTACAAAAATTCTGAATTTAAAAAACTTTATAAAGAATTTACTAGCCAAAATTCACTCTTTAAGGGCAACACGGAAGAATTTTACAAAGAAGCAGCCAAACTCATAGAAAATTCCAAAGAAAGCTTAAAAGGCTTTTTCATCGACTTGGCATTTTTAAAAGACAAGCAAAAGTCAAATTTCAAAAACCTAGCAAGCATTTTTAAAACCTTTCATAGAGACTTTTTGCTAAATGAATTTAGTCCAAATGACGCAAACTCACTAAACAACGCATTTTATAAAGAGCTTTTATACATCTTAGGTTTAAGCGAGAGCAAACAGCTTTCTAAATTCATCATCACACAAAGTGAGCAAAGCAAACAAACCCAAGGCACGCTTTATCATCTCATAGCGAGCAAACTCCCAAAGCATGATTTTGAAGAGGTGTTAAAATTCATCATACTTTGGTTAAATCGCATTTTATTTTTAAAGCTTATAGAGTCTAATTTGGTTAGATTTAACGATGATAAAACCCTTAAATTTCTAAACTACGAAAAAATTCCAAATTTTACTACCCTTTCACATCTTTTCTTTGATATCTTAGCTAAAGAAAAGCACACAAGAGCGCAGAGTAAATTTAGCTATTTGCCTTATTTAAATTCATCGCTTTTTGAAAAACAAGCCATCGAAAAAACCACATTAGAAATCGCTACTTTAGAAAATGACGCTTTGCTAGAGTACCACCCGCACACACAGCTAAAAGATGACAAAGGCAAAAGCAAAAAGGGCAAAGTAGGCTTGCTTGAGTATTTGTTTGAGTTTTTAGACAGCTTTGATTTTGGAGCAGATGAACAAAGCGAAGAACTCATCAAACAAAAAGAACTCATCAACTCAAGCGTTTTGGGAAATGTCTTTGAAAAGCTAAATGGCTACAAAGAAGGTAGTTTTTATACTCCAAGCTTTATCACTTCATATATGTGTAAAGCAAGCATAGAAAAAGTCGTGCTTGATAAGTTTAACCATACTTTTAAGCTAAATGCCACCAAGCTAAGTGAGCTAAGAATCCAGCTACGCCAAGATAAAATCTCTCAAGAACAAAAACTAGCCTTGCTAAATTCCATACGCATTTGCGATCCTGCGGTGGGAAGTGGGCATTTTTTAGTTTCAGCTTTAAATGCCATGCTTATGGTGCATTATGAGCTTGGTTTGTTTGAAGAGGACTTTTACCTAAGCGTGCAAAATGATGAAATTTTAGTGCAAAATCACAAAGGCCAGTTTTTAGAGTATAAGCGCCCTGATTTTGACAAAGACAAAACCCATCTTTGTCAAAAAGAACTTTTCGAGCGTAAAAAAGACATCATAGAAAACAACCTTTTTGGAGTAGATATCAACCCAAACTCATGTGAGATCACTAAACTAAGGCTTTGGATAGAGCTTTTAAAACATAGCTTTTATGAAAGCTTTGATGATATAAACTATCATGATCTTAAAACCCTACCAAACATCGATATCAACATAAAATGCGGAAATTCGCTTATAAGTTATTTTGAAATTCACAAAAGCCTTTCTCACTACCCCAACATCAAAGAACGCATGGATAAATACAAACGCATAGTCAAAGACTACAAAGAAGGCTTTTACACCGATAAAACTCTCATCGCAAAAGAGATCAAAAACCTCAAAGAGTCTTTTAAAAATTTCTGCTTAAAAGACAAATTTGCCAAAGAGATCAAGCAACTTACCAACGGCGCTAATGAATACTCTAAAAAATACGGCGATTTTTTAGCACAAGATGAAAAAGATGAGAATTTTAGAGCATTTTTCTCTAAAAATATGTTTGAATTTGACTTTGATGAAAGTGCAGCTAAGAAAGAATTTAAAAAGCTTAAAAAGCTTTATGAGAGTATATTTGACTTAGAAAGCGCAAATCCTTTTGAATGGCGTTTTGAATTTAGCGAAGTGCTTGATGAGGGCGGGAATTTTCAAGGGTTTGATCTCATCATTGGTAACCCACCTTATATAAGAATACAAGGGTTAGATAAAAATTTATCGCAGTATTATAAAAAACATTTTAAAGTGGCAAGTAAAAATTATGATATATATATTTTGTTTGTAGAGCAATGTTTTAAGCTTATAAAAAATAAAGGAACAATCGCTTTTATAATGCCTCATAAATGGATTAATGCTGATTTTGGGTTAAATTTAAGAGAATTTGCAAAAGATAAGATTGGCAAGATTATATCTTTTGGGGAATTTCAGGTTTTTGATGCTTCAACATATACCGCTTTACAATGGTTTGAAAATAATTCTTCGCATTTGAAATTTATTCAAACGGATAAAAATATCAACTCAAAAGAAGAAATGTCAAATTTTATTTTTAATTTACAAGAAGAAGATTTTAAAATTATAGACAATAAAAAACTATCTTCATCATTTTGGAGTTTTGAAGAAAATTTAAATCAAGAAATTTTCTTAAAAATCAATCAACATATATTGGTAAAGGATTTATTTAGGGTTTTTGTAGGCTTGCAAACAAGCAAAGATAGTGTTTATTTTTTAAAAGATTGCAAAGAAAATGAAAATCTAGTTAAAGGATATTCTAAAGAGCTTAATAAGGAAGTGGAGATAGAAAAAGAAATTTTAAAACCACTTTTAATGGGTGATAATTTTCATAGATATGAAAAACTTGTTTCAAATTCAATGGTTTTATTTCCTTATTATAAACAAGATGATGCAAATATTAATGCAAAAATGTCTCTTTATGATGAAAAAGAATTAAAAGCTAAATTTCCAAAAGCTTGGAGTTATTTAAAAGAGTGTGAAAATGTTTTAAGAGCAAGAGAAAATGGAAGATTGTCTAATGATGATTTATGGTGGAGATATATTTATCCAAAAAATCAAACATTATTTGATAAAGAAAAATTACTTTGTCCAGATATTTGTAATAATACTCATTTTGCTTTTGATAATCTCGGAAAATTTTATTTCACTACTACTATTTATGGTTATGTTAGAAATGAAAAATATAAAACTTTAGATTATAAGTATTTAATAGCTATTTTAAATTCATCATTAACTTGGTGGTTTTTGCAAAAAACTAGCGTTGTGATGAGAGGTGGATTTTATAGGATTAAGCCAGCTTATATAGAAAAATTTTGCATACCAAAAATAAATTCTAAAAATGAAAAACTAGCAAACGAGCTTATAAGCTTAGTTGATGAGATTTTAAAAGTTAAAGAACAAGACAAAAAAGCAAACACCAAAATCCAAGAAGATAAAATAAACTCTATCGTTTATAAACTTTACAACCTAAACGAAGAAGAAATAAAAATTATAGAGAATAACCAGAATTAA